The Polyodon spathula isolate WHYD16114869_AA chromosome 3, ASM1765450v1, whole genome shotgun sequence genome has a segment encoding these proteins:
- the LOC121308273 gene encoding sodium-dependent neutral amino acid transporter B(0)AT1-like, with product MKFKLPNPGLDDRIPSHERLEILEKEETDGRPKWDNKTQYMLTCVGFCVGLGNVWRFPYLCQKYGGGAFMIPFLILLVLEGIPLLHLEFAIGQRLRKGSLGVWTAIHPYLGGVGISAMCVSFLVSLYYNTIIAWVMWYFFNSFQDPLPWSQCPLNDNRTGYVEECDKSSPVDYFWYRTTLNSSTNIDDSGSIQWWLLLCLLCAWTVLYVCCIRGIETTGKAVYVTSTLPFVVLTIFLIRGLTLKGSVDGIIFLFTPNIAELSNPETWLNAGAQVLYSFSLAFGGLISFSSYNSVHNNCEQDAVTISLINGFTSVYAATVIYSIIGFRATERFDDCNDRNILSLTNTFNLPERNITADNYDEFLHKLNLTYPEVIKDLNLETCNLNALLSEGVEGTGLAFIVFTEAITKMPVSPLWAILFFIMLFCLGLSSMFGNIEGVLVPLQDLNVFPKSWPKEALTGITCLGSFLIALIFIQGSGNYWLALFDEFAGSIPLLIIAFCEMVGVVYIYGIDRFNDDIEFMIGHKPNIFWQATWRVISPLIMLFILLFYFVTQVSKELLYIAWNPDYLNFPSLERLPFPPWIYVIIFILAGVPSLVIPGTFLFKFIRNCCRKQDDLQPLQTVASAVSMNGL from the exons ATGAAGTTCAAACTGCCAAACCCAGGCTTGGACGACAGGATACCTTCCCACGAGAGACTGGAAATTCTAGAGAAGGAAGAAACGGATGGCAGACCTAAATGGGACAACAAGACTCAATACATGTTAACTTGTGTCGGCTTCTGTGTGGGATTAGGAAACGTATGGCGCTTCCCTTACCTTTGTCAAAAGTATGGAGGAG GAGCCTTTATGATTCCTTTTCTCATTTTACTTGTCCTGGAAGGCATCCCATTGCTGCATCTGGAGTTTGCAATTGGCCAACGCCTTAGAAAAGGCAGTTTGGGGGTCTGGACTGCAATTCACCCTTACCTGGGGGGAGTAG GTATATCAGCaatgtgtgtctccttcctggtGAGTTTGTACTACAACACCATCATCGCATGGGTGATGTGGTATTTCTTCAATTCCTTCCAGGACCCTCTTCCTTGGAGCCAGTGTCCACTCAATGACAACAGaacag GTTATGTTGAAGAGTGTGACAAGAGCTCTCCCGTTGACTATTTCTGGTACCGAACTACATTGAACTCCTCCACAAACATTGATGATTCTGGCAGTATCCAGTGGTGGCTGCTGCTCTGCCTTCTGTGCGCCTGGACGGTCTTGTATGTGTGTTGTATTAGAGGCATTGAAACTACTGGAAAG gctgttTATGTAACATCTACCCTCCCTTTCGTGGTGCTCACAATATTTCTGATAAGAGGTTTAACCCTAAAAGGGTCTGTTGATGGAATAATTTTTCTGTTCACACCAAAT atcgcAGAACTGTCCAATCCAGAGACATGGTTAAATGCTGGTGCTCAGGTGCTCTATTCTTTCTCCCTGGCGTTTGGGGGCCTCATATCCTTCTCCAGCTACAATTCAGTCCA cAACAACTGTGAGCAGGATGCTGTCACCATTTCTCTTATTAATGGTTTTACCTCCGTTTATGCTGCCACAGTAATTTACTCCATCATCGGTTTCCGCGCAACAGAGAGATTCGACGATTGCAATGATAG AAATATCCTGTCTCTAACGAATACTTTTAACCTACCTGAAAGAAACATCACTGCAGATAACTATGATGAGTTTCTTCATAAGCTGAACCTCACATACCCTGAGGTCATTAAAGACCTTAATCTAGAAACCTGCAACCTGAATGCGCTCCTCAGTGAG GGTGTTGAAGGGACTGGCTTGGCGTTCATTGTCTTCACAGAAGCAATTACCAAGATGCCAGTATCCCCCTTGTGGGCTATTCTGTTCTTCATCATGTTGTTCTGTCTGGGGTTGTCCTCCATGTTTGGTAATATAGAAGGGGTCTTGGTGCCTTTGCAGGATCTGAATGTTTTCCCCAAATCATGGCCCAAGGAAGCCCTCACTG GTATAACATGTTTGGGGTCATTTCTGATTGCCTTGATCTTTATACAAGGATCTGGGAACTACTGGCTGGCACTGTTTGATGAATTTGCTGGATCCATCCCACTGTTGATTATCGCTTTTTGTGAGATGGTGGGTGTTGTCTACATTTACGGAATTGACAG GTTTAATGATGACATTGAATTTATGATTGGACATAAACCCAACATCTTCTGGCAAGCCACGTGGAGAGTGATCAGCCCTCTTATCATGCTCTTTAtcttattgttttactttgtcaCACAAGTCAGTAAAGAGCTCTTGTACATTGCTTGGAACCCAGATTAT CTTAATTTCCCAAGCCTTGAAAGACTACCCTTCCCCCCCTGGATCTACGTCATTATTTTTATCCTAGCTGGAGTGCCGAGTTTAGTCATTCCTGGCACATTTCTCTTCAAATTCATCCGGAACTGCTGTAGAAAGCAAGATGACCTCCAGCCTCTCCAGACCGTTGCATCTGCTGTGTCGATGAATGGGCTATAA